One window of the Salvia splendens isolate huo1 chromosome 1, SspV2, whole genome shotgun sequence genome contains the following:
- the LOC121801810 gene encoding AT-hook motif nuclear-localized protein 25-like, whose amino-acid sequence MEGYVHQLLTNPNSDMEDSPNEKELEAGATTSSGGSGRRPRGRPPGSKNKPKPPIVVTRDSPNALRSHVLEVASGNDVVESVGNYARRRGRGICVLSGGGTVANVTLRQPAAAGAVVTLHGRFEILSISGTVLPPPAPPGAGGLSIFLSGGQGQVVGGIVVAPLVASGPVVLMAASFANAVFERLPLEEEEEGGAAAAAAAPSASQSSGVTAGGGGGGDGSFLNSGGGGGNNAAAQPGNYPFSADLFGWGGGGGGGGGGGGGSGGF is encoded by the coding sequence ATGGAGGGATATGTTCATCAGCTTCTAACAAACCCTAATTCAGATATGGAAGACTCCCCAAATGAGAAGGAATTGGAGGCGGGGGCCACCACGAGCTCCGGCGGCAGCGGGCGGCGGCCCAGGGGGCGGCCGCCGGGATCGAAGAACAAGCCGAAGCCGCCGATTGTGGTGACACGTGACAGCCCCAATGCGCTGCGGTCGCACGTGCTGGAGGTCGCCTCGGGAAACGACGTCGTCGAGAGCGTCGGCAACTACGCGCGCCGCCGAGGGAGGGGCATCTGCGTCCTCAGCGGCGGCGGCACGGTGGCGAACGTGACTCTCCGGCAGCCTGCGGCGGCGGGGGCGGTGGTGACTTTGCACGGCCGTTTTGAGATTCTGTCGATTTCGGGCACGGTGCTGCCGCCGCCGGCGCCGCCGGGGGCGGGGGGTTTGTCGATTTTTCTCTCCGGCGGGCAGGGGCAGGTGGTTGGGGGGATCGTGGTGGCGCCGCTCGTGGCGTCGGGGCCGGTGGTGCTGATGGCGGCGTCGTTTGCGAATGCGGTGTTCGAGCGCCTGCCcttggaggaggaggaggagggcggCGCAGCcgcggcagcggcggcgccgAGCGCGTCTCAGTCGTCTGGGGTCacggcgggcggcggcggcggtggggaTGGATCTTTTTTGAATTCCGGCGGGGGAGGGGGGAATAACGCGGCGGCGCAGCCGGGGAATTATCCGTTTTCGGCGGATCTTTTCGGATGGGGcgggggaggaggaggaggcggcggcggtgggggTGGTTCGGGGGGGTTTTGA